The following coding sequences are from one Paenarthrobacter ureafaciens window:
- a CDS encoding DUF5719 family protein has product MSDEQEKAGRDNRRNSKSRRGSNKGVVGGVVSAMVILAAGGGAVAASGMVPGPTGSSNVEVKQADVPAGRSLGVCPEPARLVTGTDVDTDADFSPVSTTATSALNAVVLSNPAGTVPGSNVTSLDGKGIARIAQAPASTPSPTPGPPVLAAAVASITSVTSPAVVGADPIGNEQASLSANLSYSATDGDLRGMAAAQCQQPGNDSWLLGANTALGRTAVLNLSNASETPATVSLDLFGAQGQIQAPGARGLLVAPGTTRSVNLAGLAPNESELAVHVRSTGGPVAGTIQQSALRGLVPGGVDFLSPGTAPSTLQVMSGVDIQDAAAVQALGGKPDFTDAVPSLQLAVPGSSDAVVQVKVYGANGERQIPDGGVVTVKGGTVASLKLDGLPSGSYTVTASSDVAFVASTRVVRGAKADSPADFAWSPSASRLGSQHLVAAPRAGQSFFSFGVPEGRATVSYAPVTADGKVGKSVDVDMSGGTTSLIELPATSGGAAVAGYVVSAEGDPVYGSVVLGNKDRPDVAVLAIQDAADGLRKVPVTVGY; this is encoded by the coding sequence GTGTCTGACGAACAGGAGAAAGCGGGCCGGGACAACCGGCGCAATTCCAAGAGCCGGCGCGGTTCCAACAAGGGCGTTGTCGGCGGGGTGGTGTCCGCGATGGTGATCCTGGCCGCCGGGGGAGGCGCGGTGGCAGCATCCGGAATGGTTCCCGGGCCAACGGGCAGCAGCAACGTCGAAGTGAAGCAAGCCGATGTCCCTGCCGGGCGGTCGCTTGGCGTCTGCCCTGAGCCTGCCCGGTTGGTCACTGGAACCGATGTGGATACCGATGCCGACTTCAGCCCGGTATCGACAACCGCGACGAGTGCGCTCAACGCCGTCGTCCTCAGCAATCCGGCCGGAACGGTCCCCGGCAGCAACGTCACGTCCCTGGACGGCAAGGGCATAGCCAGGATCGCCCAGGCTCCCGCCAGCACGCCCTCGCCCACGCCGGGTCCGCCCGTGCTGGCCGCAGCCGTTGCTTCCATCACATCCGTGACGTCCCCGGCAGTGGTGGGCGCGGATCCGATCGGCAACGAACAGGCCTCCTTGTCTGCAAACCTCAGCTATTCGGCCACGGACGGTGACCTGCGGGGCATGGCAGCCGCGCAGTGCCAGCAACCCGGAAACGACTCATGGTTGCTCGGCGCCAACACGGCTTTGGGGCGGACTGCGGTGCTCAATCTCAGCAATGCATCCGAGACCCCTGCCACGGTCAGCCTGGACCTCTTTGGTGCCCAGGGGCAGATCCAAGCCCCCGGCGCCAGGGGCCTCCTGGTCGCGCCCGGGACCACACGCTCGGTGAACCTGGCCGGATTGGCCCCGAACGAGTCGGAACTGGCGGTGCACGTCCGCAGTACCGGCGGGCCCGTGGCCGGAACCATCCAGCAGAGCGCCCTGCGGGGGCTTGTCCCCGGCGGCGTTGACTTCCTCTCACCCGGCACGGCGCCGTCCACGCTTCAGGTGATGTCCGGCGTCGATATCCAGGATGCCGCAGCTGTTCAGGCACTCGGCGGGAAGCCAGATTTCACCGATGCTGTCCCGTCGCTCCAACTGGCCGTTCCGGGCTCCAGTGACGCCGTGGTGCAGGTGAAGGTCTACGGCGCCAACGGAGAACGGCAAATCCCCGACGGAGGAGTGGTGACCGTGAAGGGCGGCACTGTTGCGTCGTTGAAACTGGACGGACTTCCTTCCGGCAGTTACACCGTCACGGCGAGCTCGGACGTGGCGTTCGTGGCCTCCACCCGCGTTGTCCGGGGAGCCAAGGCTGACTCGCCGGCCGACTTTGCCTGGTCCCCTTCCGCTTCCCGCCTGGGCAGCCAGCACTTGGTAGCTGCTCCGCGCGCGGGCCAGAGCTTCTTCAGTTTCGGGGTGCCGGAAGGGCGGGCAACCGTGAGCTATGCCCCGGTGACCGCCGATGGCAAGGTCGGGAAGTCCGTGGACGTCGATATGTCCGGCGGCACGACGTCCCTGATCGAGCTCCCGGCCACGTCGGGCGGTGCTGCGGTAGCGGGTTACGTGGTTTCAGCTGAAGGTGATCCCGTCTACGGTTCCGTGGTCCTGGGAAACAAAGACCGTCCCGACGTGGCCGTGCTGGCCATTCAGGACGCCGCGGACGGCCTGCGGAAGGTGCCCGTCACGGTCGGTTACTGA
- the ahcY gene encoding adenosylhomocysteinase has protein sequence MTFDYKVADISLAEAGRHQIRLAEHEMPGLMSLRAEFGASQPLKGARIAGSLHMTVQTAVLIETLTALGAEVRWASCNIFSTQDEAAAAVVVGKGTPEDPQGVPVFAWKGETLEEYWWTAEQILTWPGADSNPELGPNMILDDGGDATLLLHKGVEFEAAGAVPATTEEDPEEYGIILDVLRRTLAEDPQKWTRTAARIQGVTEETTTGVHRLYQLAEQGKLLFPAINVNDSVTKSKFDNKYGIRHSLPDGINRATDVLMGGKVAVVCGYGDVGKGAAEALRGQGSRVVVTEIDPICALQAAMDGYQVAKLETVLAQGDIFITTTGNKDVILAEHMVGMKNKAIVGNIGHFDNEIDIAGLAKLPGVKKVEIKPQVHEWVFDSGTDNERSIIVLSEGRLLNLGNATGHPSFVMSNSFANQTIAQIELWTKHDQPAGEREYEKQVYVLPKILDEKVARLHLDALGVELTELSKEQAEYLGLDVAGPYKPEHYRY, from the coding sequence ATGACTTTTGACTACAAAGTAGCCGACATCTCCCTGGCCGAGGCCGGACGCCACCAGATCCGCCTCGCCGAACACGAAATGCCGGGCCTGATGTCGCTGCGCGCAGAATTCGGCGCCTCCCAGCCCCTGAAGGGTGCCCGGATTGCCGGCTCGCTGCACATGACCGTGCAGACTGCCGTGCTGATCGAGACCCTCACCGCTTTGGGCGCCGAAGTCCGCTGGGCATCGTGCAACATTTTCTCCACCCAGGACGAGGCCGCGGCCGCCGTCGTGGTTGGCAAGGGAACTCCGGAAGACCCGCAGGGTGTTCCCGTGTTCGCCTGGAAGGGCGAAACCCTGGAAGAGTACTGGTGGACCGCAGAGCAGATCCTCACCTGGCCGGGTGCCGACAGCAACCCGGAGCTGGGCCCCAACATGATCCTCGACGACGGCGGCGACGCAACGCTCCTGCTGCATAAGGGCGTTGAGTTCGAAGCCGCCGGGGCTGTCCCGGCCACAACGGAAGAGGACCCCGAGGAATACGGCATCATCCTGGACGTCCTTCGCCGCACGCTTGCCGAGGACCCGCAGAAGTGGACGCGGACCGCGGCCCGCATCCAGGGCGTCACCGAGGAGACCACCACGGGTGTCCACCGCCTGTACCAGCTCGCCGAGCAGGGCAAGCTCCTCTTCCCGGCCATCAACGTCAACGACTCCGTGACCAAGAGCAAGTTCGACAACAAATACGGCATCCGCCACTCCCTCCCTGATGGCATCAACCGCGCCACCGACGTCCTCATGGGCGGCAAGGTCGCCGTCGTTTGTGGCTATGGCGACGTCGGCAAGGGTGCGGCCGAGGCGCTCCGGGGCCAGGGTTCCCGCGTAGTGGTCACCGAGATCGACCCCATCTGTGCCCTGCAGGCCGCCATGGACGGATACCAAGTGGCCAAGCTGGAGACGGTTCTGGCGCAGGGTGACATCTTCATCACCACCACCGGCAACAAGGACGTCATCTTGGCCGAGCACATGGTGGGCATGAAGAACAAGGCGATCGTGGGCAACATCGGCCACTTCGACAACGAGATCGACATCGCCGGCCTTGCCAAGCTTCCCGGCGTCAAGAAGGTCGAAATCAAGCCGCAGGTCCACGAATGGGTCTTCGACTCCGGAACGGACAACGAGCGCTCCATCATCGTGCTCTCCGAAGGCCGCCTCCTGAACCTCGGCAACGCCACGGGCCACCCGTCGTTCGTGATGAGCAACTCCTTCGCCAACCAGACCATCGCGCAGATCGAACTCTGGACCAAGCACGACCAGCCTGCCGGCGAGCGGGAGTACGAGAAGCAGGTTTACGTCCTGCCGAAGATCCTTGACGAGAAGGTGGCACGCCTCCACCTTGACGCGCTTGGCGTAGAGCTGACCGAACTGAGCAAGGAACAGGCCGAATACCTGGGCCTCGACGTCGCCGGGCCCT
- a CDS encoding metallopeptidase family protein produces the protein MQSQPQVPGFTIQWNEANGSQATDPAAQAPRGFRRRRRNRHGRGLRGELMLPNLPGFRSRSERFDDMVLDSAERLQEMWGQQLDGVLFAVDEIPPRLEQLVAERTAAPMGAYTPARGGEPPMITVYRRVVEQAAGTREELQDLVHDVVVEYTAEMLGVPPETLDPVYRRRYQ, from the coding sequence ATGCAGTCACAGCCACAGGTTCCTGGCTTCACCATCCAGTGGAATGAGGCCAACGGCAGTCAGGCCACTGACCCTGCTGCGCAAGCCCCCCGCGGGTTCCGGCGGCGCCGTCGCAACCGTCATGGGCGGGGCCTGCGGGGCGAGCTGATGCTCCCCAACCTTCCGGGCTTCCGGTCCCGCTCCGAGCGCTTCGATGACATGGTGCTCGACTCGGCCGAACGGCTGCAGGAGATGTGGGGCCAGCAACTCGATGGCGTGCTCTTTGCCGTGGATGAGATCCCGCCCCGGTTGGAGCAGCTGGTCGCCGAACGCACGGCAGCGCCCATGGGGGCATACACGCCGGCCCGCGGAGGCGAACCTCCCATGATCACGGTGTACCGGCGGGTTGTTGAACAGGCTGCGGGCACCCGCGAGGAACTCCAGGACCTGGTCCATGACGTTGTGGTGGAGTACACGGCCGAGATGCTCGGAGTGCCACCTGAGACGCTCGACCCCGTGTACCGCCGTCGTTATCAGTAG
- a CDS encoding DUF3499 domain-containing protein has protein sequence MGAIRQCSRSACRQSAVATLTYVYAESTAVLGPLATYAEPHAYDLCAQHAETLTVPRGWEVLRLAMPGTPPQPGPDDLLALANAVREAASAAPESPSRTPRTPVEPPAAVEGTRRGHLRVLREPS, from the coding sequence GTGGGTGCTATTCGCCAGTGTTCAAGATCAGCCTGCCGCCAGTCAGCGGTAGCTACTTTGACGTACGTCTATGCCGAGTCGACCGCCGTTCTGGGCCCGTTGGCAACGTACGCCGAACCCCACGCCTATGACCTCTGTGCCCAGCATGCGGAAACGCTGACCGTCCCGCGGGGATGGGAAGTGCTTCGCCTGGCCATGCCGGGCACCCCGCCGCAGCCGGGCCCGGATGATCTGCTGGCCCTTGCGAACGCAGTGCGGGAAGCCGCATCCGCAGCACCGGAAAGCCCGTCCCGTACCCCGCGCACCCCGGTGGAACCGCCTGCCGCTGTTGAGGGCACCCGACGGGGACACCTGAGGGTCCTGCGCGAACCTTCCTGA